The following proteins come from a genomic window of Gemmatimonadota bacterium:
- the rpmH gene encoding 50S ribosomal protein L34, with protein sequence MMPTYKPRNKRRVAKHGFRNRMEDRWGRAVLSRRRKKGRKALTVSIGSKHARV encoded by the coding sequence TACAAGCCCCGCAACAAGCGTCGCGTGGCCAAGCACGGGTTCCGGAACCGGATGGAAGACCGTTGGGGTCGCGCCGTCCTGTCCCGCCGCCGCAAGAAGGGTCGGAAGGCCTTGACGGTTTCCATCGGCTCGAAGCACGCCCGCGTCTGA
- the rnpA gene encoding ribonuclease P protein component: MVRSDEVRRVFRSGQRSRHPSVDIHWKAGESGHPRLGLVTPKFRQTAVARNRIRRWLKELWRRELQSSLPALDVVIRARPEVYATSYAALRLELLAWCAERAE; this comes from the coding sequence TTGGTCCGCAGTGACGAGGTCCGCCGGGTCTTCCGGAGTGGACAGCGGAGCCGCCACCCCTCGGTGGACATTCATTGGAAGGCCGGCGAATCGGGCCATCCGCGTCTCGGACTCGTTACCCCGAAGTTCCGACAGACCGCGGTGGCCCGCAATCGTATTCGGCGGTGGCTGAAGGAGCTGTGGCGACGCGAGCTTCAGTCTTCCCTCCCCGCCCTGGACGTCGTGATCCGGGCGCGTCCGGAGGTGTATGCCACCAGCTATGCCGCCCTCCGGCTGGAACTGCTGGCCTGGTGCGCCGAGCGGGCCGAGTGA
- the yidD gene encoding membrane protein insertion efficiency factor YidD, with translation MTTPPPVPETPEAPTPSGPARALALLIRGYQRFISPALPPACRFAPSCSQYALEAVRRHGALAGGWLAIKRVARCHPWHPGGYDPVP, from the coding sequence GTGACCACCCCCCCGCCGGTCCCTGAAACGCCCGAGGCACCGACCCCGTCAGGTCCAGCCCGTGCCCTTGCCCTCCTTATTCGCGGCTATCAGCGCTTCATTTCACCGGCTCTCCCCCCGGCGTGTCGATTCGCGCCGAGCTGTTCCCAGTACGCCCTGGAGGCGGTGCGCCGCCACGGGGCCCTGGCTGGGGGGTGGCTGGCCATCAAACGGGTCGCCCGCTGCCATCCCTGGCATCCGGGTGGTTATGACCCGGTTCCCTGA
- the yidC gene encoding membrane protein insertase YidC has translation MNDRRPLIAIALILVIAVTPMFLKRPAPLPGAADSSVVAKAGGPAPLAGATDSPSTMQAAPAGDSAASVVRVPERVVSVRSPLYRYGISTRGGQFVSSRFQSYTTMYPSDTLASGKRDTLELLRADAPLLTGKLVVSGDTVHLDRIDFTASADSLVAVDAPATLTLNGQSGRYAIALRYEFAPDDYRVRVSGTVTGLAGTGATLLLGLADGFRETEDDTVANHRESGVVTKLDKTTLTRFSSLEVGESRVLNGPFEWVAVKSKYFVAGLFAYDSTAVGGARGLIGAVRAHARQTNIKTPTRAEVVASVVVPPSGQFGWSLFLGPMEYDHLTRAGHDFDDVNPYGWPGFRTVIRPFAVGIRSFFVWLHSSTGLSYGWVIVIFGILVRLLLWPLNQKAMRSMVAMQAIQPQLTALQTRYKEDPQRQQAEMFKLYKENKVNPFGGCWPMLLPYPLLLAVFFVLANTIELRGVPFLWMTDLSRFDPLYIIPVIMAVSMFAVSKIGQMGMPPNPQAKMMMYMMPVMMLVLFSRFAAGLNLYYTIQNIVSLPQQWMIMKERKKLVPKAAPAVEVKTKGSR, from the coding sequence GTGAACGATCGTAGGCCGTTGATCGCGATCGCGTTGATTCTGGTAATCGCCGTTACGCCGATGTTCCTGAAGCGCCCTGCCCCGCTGCCAGGGGCCGCCGATTCGTCGGTCGTCGCCAAGGCAGGTGGGCCCGCCCCGCTCGCGGGGGCGACCGATTCGCCTTCGACGATGCAGGCGGCCCCGGCCGGCGACAGCGCCGCGTCGGTCGTGCGCGTCCCCGAGCGCGTCGTCTCGGTGCGGTCGCCGCTCTATCGCTACGGCATCTCGACGCGCGGCGGGCAGTTCGTCTCGTCACGCTTCCAGTCGTACACCACCATGTACCCGAGCGACACGCTTGCCTCGGGCAAGCGCGACACACTCGAGCTGCTGCGCGCCGACGCGCCCCTGCTGACCGGCAAGCTGGTCGTCTCGGGCGACACGGTGCATCTCGACCGGATCGACTTCACCGCGAGCGCCGATTCGTTGGTGGCGGTCGACGCGCCAGCGACGCTGACGCTCAACGGGCAGTCCGGGCGCTATGCGATCGCGCTGCGCTACGAGTTCGCGCCGGATGACTATCGCGTCCGGGTGAGCGGCACCGTCACCGGCCTCGCCGGCACCGGCGCTACCCTGCTCCTCGGCCTTGCCGACGGCTTCCGCGAGACGGAAGACGACACGGTCGCCAATCATCGCGAGAGCGGCGTCGTCACCAAGCTCGACAAGACCACGCTCACCCGCTTCTCGTCGCTGGAAGTGGGCGAGTCGCGCGTCCTCAACGGCCCGTTCGAGTGGGTCGCCGTCAAGTCGAAGTACTTCGTCGCCGGCCTCTTCGCGTATGACAGCACCGCCGTCGGTGGCGCGCGCGGCCTGATCGGCGCGGTGCGGGCGCACGCCCGGCAGACCAACATCAAGACGCCAACGCGCGCGGAAGTCGTGGCGTCGGTCGTGGTGCCGCCCAGCGGACAGTTCGGCTGGTCGCTCTTCCTCGGCCCGATGGAATACGACCACCTCACCCGCGCAGGGCACGATTTCGACGACGTGAATCCCTACGGCTGGCCGGGTTTCCGCACCGTGATCCGCCCGTTCGCCGTCGGGATCCGCAGCTTCTTCGTCTGGCTGCACTCGTCGACCGGCCTGAGCTACGGCTGGGTGATCGTCATCTTCGGCATCCTGGTGCGCCTGCTGCTCTGGCCGCTCAACCAGAAGGCGATGCGCTCGATGGTCGCCATGCAGGCGATCCAGCCGCAGCTCACCGCGCTGCAGACGCGCTACAAGGAAGACCCGCAGCGGCAGCAGGCGGAGATGTTCAAGCTGTACAAGGAGAACAAGGTCAATCCATTCGGCGGCTGCTGGCCGATGCTGTTGCCCTACCCCTTGCTCCTGGCCGTCTTCTTCGTGCTCGCGAACACGATCGAATTGCGCGGTGTCCCCTTCCTCTGGATGACGGACCTCTCGCGCTTCGACCCGCTCTACATCATCCCGGTGATCATGGCCGTGTCGATGTTCGCCGTCTCCAAGATCGGCCAGATGGGGATGCCGCCGAATCCGCAGGCGAAGATGATGATGTATATGATGCCGGTGATGATGCTGGTGCTCTTCTCGCGCTTCGCGGCCGGGTTGAACCTGTACTACACCATCCAGAACATCGTCTCGCTGCCGCAGCAATGGATGATCATGAAGGAGCGGAAGAAGTTGGTGCCGAAGGCGGCGCCGGCGGTTGAGGTGAAGACGAAGGGAAGTCGTTAG
- the mnmE gene encoding tRNA uridine-5-carboxymethylaminomethyl(34) synthesis GTPase MnmE, giving the protein MPNGSTIVAVATAPGLGAIAVVRLAGPEAFPVAQQLAPALEGGRPREAQLVALVGSDGEAIDQALVTCFPAPHSFTGDDTVEFSVHGGALVPGLVVAAIVAAGARPADPGEFTRRAVLNGKLDLLQAEAVGDLISATAPGQARVALRQLDGALSRRIAALREEMLQTQALLAYAVDFPEEDDGPVAPERPVAAVRGLIAQLEGLLATAADGERVRQGALVVLAGPPNAGKSTLFNALLGSERALVTEIPGTTRDAIEADTTVGGWPVRLVDTAGLRDSHDRLEAMGVEVSLRYLAAADIVLYCNELAEDTKRSEYSFSHSCEVVPLVTKSDRSVGVLRGTTNYTFVSSHTGDGIADLRRLLAERLFGAVGRSADDGGLLTRARHRAAIETGLVALRLAHAELGAGEVVLGAHQLQEAVAALDGLIGVVDREEVFDRVFTGFCIGK; this is encoded by the coding sequence ATGCCCAACGGCTCCACAATCGTTGCAGTCGCCACCGCCCCAGGCCTCGGCGCCATCGCCGTCGTGCGCCTGGCGGGTCCGGAGGCGTTCCCGGTGGCGCAGCAGCTCGCGCCGGCGCTGGAGGGTGGCCGTCCTCGTGAGGCGCAGCTGGTGGCGCTAGTCGGGTCGGACGGCGAGGCGATCGATCAGGCCCTGGTGACCTGCTTCCCGGCGCCGCACTCCTTCACCGGTGACGACACGGTGGAGTTCTCGGTGCATGGTGGCGCCCTGGTGCCGGGGTTGGTCGTCGCGGCGATCGTGGCGGCCGGGGCGCGGCCGGCGGACCCGGGAGAATTCACCCGGCGGGCGGTGCTCAACGGCAAACTCGACCTGTTGCAGGCCGAGGCCGTCGGCGACCTCATCTCGGCGACCGCCCCGGGGCAGGCAAGGGTGGCGCTGCGGCAGCTCGATGGCGCACTCTCGAGGCGGATTGCCGCCCTTCGTGAGGAGATGCTCCAGACCCAGGCCCTGCTGGCCTACGCGGTCGACTTTCCCGAAGAGGACGACGGACCGGTCGCCCCCGAGCGGCCGGTGGCGGCCGTACGCGGACTCATCGCGCAGCTCGAGGGGCTGCTGGCGACCGCGGCCGATGGTGAGCGGGTGCGGCAAGGCGCCCTCGTGGTCCTGGCCGGACCACCCAACGCCGGCAAGTCGACCCTCTTCAATGCCCTCCTCGGCAGCGAGCGTGCCTTGGTCACCGAGATCCCCGGCACCACCCGCGACGCGATCGAGGCCGATACCACGGTCGGGGGCTGGCCCGTGCGCCTGGTTGATACCGCGGGCCTCCGCGATAGCCACGACCGGCTTGAGGCGATGGGCGTCGAAGTGTCGTTGCGCTACCTAGCGGCTGCGGATATCGTGCTTTACTGCAATGAGTTAGCAGAAGACACCAAAAGAAGTGAATATTCATTTAGTCATTCTTGCGAAGTGGTGCCGCTGGTAACAAAGTCAGACCGTAGTGTTGGTGTACTACGGGGTACTACTAACTACACCTTTGTCTCCTCCCACACTGGCGATGGCATCGCCGACCTCCGACGCCTCCTCGCCGAGCGCCTCTTCGGTGCCGTGGGGCGCTCCGCCGATGATGGCGGCCTCCTCACCAGGGCTCGGCATCGAGCCGCCATCGAGACCGGGCTGGTGGCGCTGCGGCTCGCCCACGCAGAGCTCGGGGCAGGGGAGGTTGTGCTGGGGGCGCACCAGCTGCAAGAGGCGGTGGCTGCGCTGGATGGATTGATTGGGGTGGTGGATCGGGAGGAGGTGTTCGATCGGGTGTTTACGGGGTTCTGCATCGGCAAGTAG
- a CDS encoding DUF58 domain-containing protein, with the protein MILPSRRWFLVAAALAAVAPLAIWWPAAGVVWLTLDLLWVLAFLLDARDAASLPLEEWPVTRDAPPAFSVGRTLPVHYAWNNPRSRPVQLLVREELPAPLDWPGDRTRMLLLPATGTAHEELAFTPARRGKATAGLVHLRGLGRWGLAWRQATRLLPWSVTVYPNLRHAAIRALPTQAQRRREAGQRTVRRLGEGRVFESLHEWVPGEETRSIDWKATARRGKLMVRRYEDERRQQVLMMIDAGRLLTAESEGRPRLEAAIDAALELAHSAVLHDDNIGLFVFADQVMRFIPPARGRRALRQVLDALATIEGRMVEPDYPAAFAYLAARHRKRGLTVLFTDVVDRTASDAVVAQAGALRPRHLPLAVTLRDTALERIATRRPLQVEEAYERAAAEELLEAREGALAEMRAHGVLVLDVLPDNAARMVVEQYELLKRRALV; encoded by the coding sequence GTGATCCTCCCCTCGCGTCGCTGGTTCCTGGTCGCCGCGGCACTCGCCGCCGTCGCCCCGCTGGCCATCTGGTGGCCGGCGGCCGGTGTGGTGTGGCTGACGCTCGACCTGCTCTGGGTGCTGGCCTTCCTCCTCGACGCCCGCGACGCGGCCTCACTGCCGCTCGAGGAATGGCCAGTCACCCGCGACGCGCCGCCGGCATTCTCCGTGGGCCGGACCCTGCCGGTGCACTACGCGTGGAACAACCCCCGCTCACGTCCGGTGCAGTTGCTGGTGCGCGAGGAACTCCCTGCCCCGCTCGACTGGCCCGGCGACCGGACGCGCATGTTGCTGCTGCCGGCAACTGGCACCGCACATGAGGAACTGGCCTTCACCCCCGCTCGGCGGGGCAAGGCCACCGCGGGACTGGTGCATCTCCGCGGCCTCGGCCGCTGGGGGCTGGCGTGGCGGCAAGCCACTCGCCTGCTCCCGTGGAGCGTGACGGTGTATCCCAACCTGCGCCATGCCGCGATCCGCGCGCTGCCGACGCAAGCGCAACGCCGGCGCGAAGCGGGGCAACGCACCGTGCGCCGGTTGGGCGAGGGGCGCGTCTTCGAGAGCCTGCACGAGTGGGTGCCGGGCGAGGAAACGCGCTCGATCGACTGGAAGGCGACGGCACGCCGCGGCAAGTTGATGGTGCGGCGCTACGAGGATGAACGTCGGCAGCAGGTGTTGATGATGATCGATGCCGGCCGGCTGCTGACCGCCGAGAGCGAGGGGCGTCCTCGGCTCGAGGCGGCGATCGACGCCGCGCTGGAGCTGGCGCACAGCGCGGTCCTGCACGACGACAACATCGGGCTCTTTGTCTTTGCCGACCAGGTGATGCGCTTCATCCCGCCGGCCCGCGGCCGGCGCGCCCTGCGGCAAGTGCTCGACGCGCTGGCCACGATCGAGGGGCGGATGGTCGAGCCCGACTACCCGGCGGCGTTTGCCTACCTCGCCGCGCGCCACCGCAAGCGCGGGCTCACGGTGCTCTTCACCGACGTCGTCGACCGCACCGCGAGTGATGCCGTCGTGGCCCAGGCGGGCGCACTCCGCCCGCGCCACCTGCCTCTGGCGGTCACGCTCCGCGACACCGCGCTCGAACGGATCGCGACCCGGCGGCCGCTGCAGGTGGAGGAGGCGTATGAACGCGCCGCTGCCGAAGAATTGCTGGAGGCGCGCGAGGGGGCGTTGGCCGAGATGCGGGCCCACGGCGTCCTGGTGCTCGATGTGCTACCCGACAACGCGGCGCGAATGGTGGTGGAGCAATACGAGCTACTGAAGCGGCGGGCGCTCGTGTAG
- a CDS encoding MoxR family ATPase, which translates to MGRLATRGRRRPDAAVRRLPLRTDRCPHRPAAAQSDRASARPGHRPLGGEGPRRGHWRHRARTASSLDANGAAVSWRLASLAGRAGWQHHDGRRPPRARHPDPPDDTRATGVERLASGERRGGVVAEHSHLTADEAVAHAETASRVLTEIQRVVLGQEVVVRESLHALLAAGHVLLEGPPGTAKTLLVRAFNEALGLAFRRIQFTADLMPSDITGVSILNASGDFTFRAGPLFADLVLADEINRAPAKTQAALLEAMGERSVTVDGTSHPMSASFTVFATQNPIEFEGTYPLPEAELDRFLIKSTLGYPEADVESGVLHRVLGGFDSSSVATFGIQQVLDATGLATLRAAVRRVRVELPLVEYITALVRATRNAPALTLGASPRASVALLKVAQAAALVDGREYVTPDDVKRLAPAVLRHRVVVAPELELEGVSADDALSTLIQRIEAPRG; encoded by the coding sequence CTGCGCGCCCTGGCCACCGCCCTCTCGGCGGCGAAGGGCCACGACGAGGCCATTGGCGCCATCGTGCGCGGACTGCGTCGTCGCTTGACGCCAACGGCGCTGCGGTCTCGTGGCGATTGGCGTCGCTGGCTGGTCGAGCAGGATGGCAACACCACGACGGCCGAAGGCCGCCGCGCGCTCGACACCCTGATCCACCTGACGACACCCGGGCAACCGGCGTCGAGCGTCTTGCAAGCGGCGAACGCCGCGGAGGAGTTGTGGCAGAGCATTCGCACCTGACAGCCGATGAGGCTGTCGCACACGCCGAGACCGCGAGCCGCGTGCTCACCGAAATTCAACGCGTCGTGCTGGGCCAGGAGGTGGTCGTTCGCGAGTCGCTCCATGCGCTCCTCGCTGCCGGACACGTCCTGCTCGAAGGGCCCCCGGGCACCGCCAAGACCCTTCTGGTCCGCGCGTTCAACGAGGCGCTCGGCCTGGCGTTTCGCCGGATCCAGTTCACCGCCGACCTGATGCCCTCCGACATCACCGGGGTGAGCATCCTCAACGCGAGCGGTGACTTCACCTTTCGCGCCGGGCCATTGTTCGCCGACCTGGTGCTCGCCGACGAGATCAATCGCGCGCCGGCCAAGACGCAGGCGGCACTGCTCGAGGCAATGGGCGAGCGCAGCGTCACCGTGGACGGCACCAGTCACCCGATGAGCGCCTCGTTCACCGTCTTCGCCACCCAGAATCCGATCGAATTCGAGGGGACCTATCCGCTCCCCGAGGCGGAACTCGATCGCTTCCTGATCAAGAGCACGCTCGGCTACCCCGAGGCCGATGTCGAAAGCGGTGTCCTGCATCGGGTGCTCGGGGGCTTCGACTCCTCCTCGGTGGCGACGTTCGGCATCCAGCAGGTGCTCGACGCGACGGGGTTGGCCACGCTGCGGGCGGCGGTGCGGCGCGTACGGGTCGAGTTGCCGCTGGTCGAGTACATCACGGCACTGGTGCGAGCGACCCGCAATGCACCGGCGCTCACCCTCGGCGCGTCGCCGCGGGCAAGTGTCGCGTTGCTCAAGGTGGCGCAGGCGGCCGCGCTCGTCGATGGACGCGAGTACGTCACCCCCGACGACGTGAAGCGGCTCGCGCCGGCCGTGTTGCGGCACCGGGTCGTCGTCGCGCCAGAACTCGAACTCGAAGGGGTCTCGGCGGACGATGCCTTGTCGACGCTGATCCAGCGCATTGAGGCGCCGCGCGGGTGA